tcttatctacaaaagagaaatagtctcaatgacatagagaacagacctatgGTTGTAAAGATGGGAATGGGTTGGGGGATTGAAAATAGTGGTTGTGTGGTTAGaagacaaaattataaatataatggaaaaaacaaacaaggtcCTAGTATATAACAGAGGGAAATGTATTTGATTTCATCATTAGTCATcaaggaaaggaagcaaaaactacaataatttattacatgtataattgaaagaaaaataatacaaagtgaTAAGAATGTGGAacacccactcctgggcatctacccagagaaaatcatgacttgcaaagacacatctactccaatgttcactgcagcactatttacaatagccaaaacatggaaacaacctaaatgtccactgacagaggagtagatcaagatgtagtacatatacacaatggaatattattcagccattaaaaagaatgaaataccagcattcttagcaacatggatgaacctagagactatcatgctaagtgaagtcagccataggatgagacaccaacatccaatgctttcactgacatgcggaatctgaaaaaaaggacagactgaacttctttgcagagcagacactgactcacagacattgaaatacttatggtccctggaggagacagttttgggggtggggggatgtgcttgggctgtgggatggataTCCTGTTAAGTCAGATTGTTATGataattatacaactacagatgtgaaaaattcatataaaaagaGAATGTGGAACACTGTGTGTGTTTGACTTTGAACCCCCTTCTTGTGTTTAGATATATCTCCACATGTTTAATGTTGCCTAATATTCCATATTGACCATTACAAGGGTCCCAGAGATAAATTATCTGGATCTCATTAGAGTGTCTATTTACATAGTTCTCAAGTATGACAAATTATTCAGATTTGGATTCAAGTACTTTTAGATGGTTTCCTTTCACTTTATGCCCTTGTTGCcagaattcagcctctgtctgcatGTGCCGAAATGAAAGGCAAAGATAGAGTTTTGgataaaggagacaaaaatagctttattgctttcccaggcaaaggagggtcacagcaggttaattccttaaagactgtgtccccACCCTTTGGAAAGGATTGTGGGAAGTTTTAtagttaaaaggagaaaaacaggttttcaaatAGGAagcaggattgggacaaacatgcactcttctttctttgggggaatcttagtcatcaaagctggagtcaggagatctcagccTGATCATGATGTTGGTCTTCTGTGTTATttcctagaataacagtacttgggaaaaaaaggaatagtaatcagattagaacaaactaggaaagttcctgaaatacATTACatctaataatctttaaccccaaagcaattatgctcagggtgcctaatcttcaGCTTACAGGCGGGTGATTGTTTTTAGGTTGCAATTAAATCAAGATAGGTGAGGAAGTACTCTATGCCATTCAATTTCAAAGTAGTAATTtcaaaaagaagcataaggaatataaattTTATCTCAGGGTATGAGGCACCTGCATCACCTTCAATGTTCTAACTCTCAAGAAATCAGTACTaggtttccattaaaaaaatactgataagAACACAGTTTTCTCTCTGAAATGAGTGCATAGTTTAACTATACCCCTGGTCCACACATTTGAATTATGCCATCCTTGCTATTCACATGACATTCAGCTTTCTTAGAAACTCAGGTTCTGATAGAGAAAGGGAACTCATGTGTTTTGTTTGCAAGTGAGGGAATACAATTCCCCACTGAAGGATGAGTGTTACTCTAGCATATCTTTCCCAAATATCTTCTTCTTAGACAATCACTTTCCATCACAAGAGATAATTAACTCCTCAGAGAGAAAATAGTAGCTATAAGACAAGATGCATGAACCTTTGTGGAAAACACTTGAAATATCCATGCATTCAGGTGAAAATGTCTCTTTTGTTAATATCTACACAGCAATATCCATCAAGGATGGAATGACATTTGAATGTTTTTACACCACATATTCTGCCTCCTGCCTATGGGACCAGAGCCATCTATAGAAGAATATTTCTCCATAGTGTTCCAAATTAATCCATTCTGAattcaagtcccagctcttcTGTGAAAACTCTTTGAGGATTCAGACCAGAAGGAGAGacttagatttatatatataaataatttagtaCTGTGAAATTGAATTATCTGAATAGTACATATTTCAATGTGTAATATCTTTCATACTGAAAAATACCTACCCCAAGAAGAGGTCAACTTGAAAATGGTATTAATACTGAACACAATCAAATGCCATTAATATCATCAAAGAAAAGAAGGTAAGTTTTTCAATAGTGCTGATGCTCATTAAAACTTGTTACTTTTACACATAGAAATCATTGCATCTAAACACTTTACAAAAATAGTGATAGACTATTGCATCTTCCTCCCATTCTTCAAAAGATAGTCAGTAAATATCATTAACCTAATGTGGTTATCAAACAAATATTATCAACCACTGGGattatcatttcaacattttTCTGTCTGTGGGTTTTTCAGGCTTTGTAGGGAGATTGGGGAGGCAGTAATggaggtgaaggaggaaaaaagataaaatggaccTGCTGTGAAAACAGTACCACATAGTTATAAATATGCCTGTCATGAAATTGCTTCACATATATTTgcaatgttattaaaataatctatttattATGGTCATGTCAAAAGTATAGTTATTAGCTATTCTAAAGTTACTGGATTTCAGAAACCCAATTTATCAATTCTCTTTCAGTAGCAGCTGTATCTTTTCATAAATTTCCCATTACCAGTGCCATGGTAGACTTGATATTATTATAAAGAGTCTGGAAATGACGTTCCATTCTCTGGCTCCCATCCCCTTACTGAATTCAGCCCAATTCATCCAAGTCAAACAAATATATTTACTAGAGTTACATACAAGATTCCCCATTTAAAAAACCCCTAATCTTACTTACActcatcttttcatttccttaaactCATATGTTCATATCCTCATTGACTCATATTTGAATAACCTTCAGTAGATTGGGAAATTTCCCATCTCAAAAAATTTCTTAAGAATTTAGAATCCAGTGGAATATAGATAGTTGTTATTTATTAGATGGAGAGGCTTAATAAAGTCAAGGTGgaactaaaaaataaaggacTTTTTTCAGGTAATATGGTTAACAATAACATGAACTATATGGTGACTAGGAACAATGTGACAGAGTTCATTCTACTGGGACTAACACAGAATCCAAAGATGCAGAAAGTAacatttgttgtgtttttaatcaTCTACATCATCTCTGTGGTAGGAAATGTGCTCACCATGGTCACCATCACTACTAGCCCATTGTTGAAgtcccccatgtactttttcctggcccatctctcttttattgatgCTTGCTATTCCTGTGTCAATACTCCTAAAGTGATTTTAGATTTACtccatgaaaagaaaaccagcacATTCAATGAATGCATGAGCCAAATATTTGGAGAACATTTATTTGCAGGAGCTGATGTCATTGTGCttactgtgatggcctatgaccattatgtggccatctgcaagacCTTGCATTATACAACTATCATGAATTGGCAGGTGTGTTGCCTGCTAGTGGAAGTGTCACGGATGGGAGGATTTCTTCATGCAACTGTACAGATTGTCTTCATATACAGATTACCCTTCTGTGGTCCTAATGTCATTGATCACTTTATGTGTGATCTGAATCCTTTGCTTGATCTTGCCTGCACTAATACACACACTCTAGGGCTCTTTGTTGCTGTCAACAGTGGTTTCATCTGCATGTTAATCTTCCTTCTCTTGATTGGCTCATATACAGTCATTCTGCACTCTCTAAGGACCCATAGATTAGAGGCAAAGCAAAAGGCCCTCTCCACCTGTGTCTCCCACATCACAGTGATCATCTTATTCTTTGTTGCAAGCATATTTGTGTACATGAGACCAGCAGCTACATTACCCATTGATAAAGCAGTTGCTGTATTCTATACTATGATAACTCCTATGTTAAATCCCTTAATCTATACCCTGAGaaattctgaaatgaaaaatgccattaggaaATTTTGTAGTAGGAAAGTTATTTCAAGTGATTAATAAAATGTACATTGAGCCCATTGTTCATTCAACTGAGGAAAAGTTCAAAAGGGCATTGTTGGTAACCTCAGTAGCAATACCTAtgagataaacaaaaaaaaaaacaacaaaattaatcaCTGGAAACTATAGATTCTACAAGGAGGGGAGAAGAAATAGAtgcaagaaaagggaaaactagCCTGGGATGACTCAGGAGATTTGAAAATTTCTACTAAATTGGAGCTTAGTTTTACTAGATTTAACATTGTATATGGATTCATAAACTTTCAtcccaataaaataaataaaaaatgcactgaTATGCAGTagtaatttctataaaaataaaaagagataggcactgctattatccccattttacaggtgactaaacaaacaaaaagaagaatgttccaaaaaagaaataatgatataCCAGTAACAAGCATTTAACTGACTTCATATGCCATGTTATTAATTGATATGATAAACAGCCAGGCAATGACACTGGAAACACAGCTTAATTATACCAGTTAAAATTTACCTGGGAAGAGACTGTGCTGGACTAAATATTCATCCTCTTTCTatttctaaacacacacacaagtatgcTCTTATGAattagttatatgtatatatatttgattgtttatatattaatattttattatccttACATGTTCATAATACATATGCTCATATAAATTAGTTATATGTAagtagttatatatataattatatactatGTTATTACAAGTATGTGTTCATTTATATGATTAATTTCTAATTGTCTTTATTAATAAATCTGCTTATTTTTACATATCAAAGTAGGTggtaatgtattttttcttttttatttttagggccacacccatggtatatggagggtcgcaggctaagagttgaatcagatctgtagccaccagcctatggcacagccacagaaatgtgagatttgagcagcatctgtaaactacagcacagctcatggcaataccagatacttacccctttgagtgaggccagggataaaacctgaatcctcatggatactagttgaattaatttccactgagccactatggtaACTCCTGGTGGTAATATGTTGACTGTAATACTGTGGAGTATAGCTACTTTAGGAATATAAAGGCTATGACTATTTAACCATTACAGCATAACAAATGTATGccatttccaaatttcctttcagcattagtaataattctatatttttcatGTCACCAATGTAGGCTCAGAAATCatcaaaaatatattgatttaaataaaaGGATATTTAATGTCAGACAGGAAGTTCAATGCATTAAATAAAGAGTCATGCTCCATAAAGTACTTGCCAACTTGCTAACAATAATTTCTGCAAATAGCATAGTGTCTGGGTTCATGAATAATActgaattaataaatgtaaatataaatgaaaattaatacattcaggaaaatacaaacaaaaaattagtaGTAGAGACCAGGAAAttttttatactatatatttttcagaatctgAGAAGAATTATGCTtatttctcttttggaaaccacAAGGTTTTCAGCCCCATGTAAGCTAGGAATATGAAAATAAGGTGAAACTTAGTATGCCATAATATGAATAAATCTTTTATTGATATTATCCTGGCTCTTAGAAATATTTCATCATCTTATGaactttggttgtttttgttatatttttatgttaataacTTTGTTTTCTGGTAACATTTTATTATGAGAAGCAGTTTTAAAAACATGCAGCTCTGTCTACACAAAAAGCAATCTCAGTGTAAATAtattccattcattttatttgCCCTTCTTTcattaaacaacaaatattttgatCCCAAGTAATGAATCAAGCACATTGATAACTGGTAGGTCaatggaaataaagagaaatccaAATGATGCTTTCATTCAGTTCAGATGCATTAAGGgacttcccccaccctccaaaaaaaagagcCGAAATTAACAACACAGTTTTGGAGGGTATGCCAAGCTGTCccttatatgttaaaaataacatattccaTTTGTCCCCTCTCATAACCAAAAAAATTACACTATGTTGAGTGGGCATAACTAGATTTTGGAGGCAAGACATTTTTCATTCCAGAGTACTGCTTTGGCCCATTTATTGGGTGACTAAAAATGCTACTGTTCTGAGTGGTGAATATAAGAAGAAAAGACTATAAAACAGAGAAATTTGCCATGTAAGCTTCTCTGCCACTAGTAAAAATGATCCAGTAGGTGTGTGGTGTTTGATATGTCAGTGGCAGAAGGATATGTGGAGTCTTTAGTAGGCCTCATGTGTGAATTGTTGTATAGGCACATAAGATCATGTAGCAAagttttttcatccttttcaaatAACTAAGAAATTGTTCTTGACCTGCTAGTGGGCCTTACAAGAGACTGAATGCTTAACCTTGGGCCACCAAGTCACTCTAAAACATGCACTGTCCATGCACTCTAAAACATGCACATGGTGTTATCTGACTCATCAAAGTCATCAATGTGGGTGGGCACAGCATTACCCCATCAGCAAATAGATGTGCTATATATGCAATCTGGTATAGTAAGATCCAAAGGCAAAGTTATATGAATAAAAGGCAAAACTGCTCACATTTCCCATTCCTGCTACACTTCTCTCTCCCTGCGTGTACAGATGAAGTCATAGTGAGTTAACTATGATCAGTTGACAGAGAAAGAGGAGACTTAGGACTTGTATAAAGATAGTTTCGCAATGATAAGCAGGCATAATATGGATGTGGAGAGATGCAGCACTACAGCCCCATTCTGGAAAATCCCTGAAGGTCAGTGGTAGTAGAAATCCTCCCAGAGGGTAAAAAAGTCAGTGCACCTGGTTGTTCAATTTGTTTGGATTGAGAAAAGTCCAGATGTGCAATATATACTGATTCATGTGTTTGGACTAATGATTTGGTTGGATCATTAGGGACTTGAAGGAAGCTGACTGGAAGATTGCCCAAAACCAGTTTGGTCAATAATCAAAAACCCTATGTTCAGCCATTTACAACATGTACACTCTTGGATGAGGCACAAGGGGCAGGAATCTCAGCAATCTGGACAGGTCAGGATTTAGGAGAGTGTATCATTCCAGAAGCCTACTTTCAATGGCCATAAAGATTTTGAAGTGCAACCTTCCAAGATGGATTCAGAGCTAAATTCAATTATAACTGGGATATGTGGAAGAATTGAAGAGAGATCTGAAGAAAAGCATATTTGCATGATCCTTAAGAAACAGCTTGAAAAAGAACTAATTGTAAGTAAATCAAGAGCCTTTAAGAAAGTCTGAatatagtaataatttttttgcagttggaagaaaagaaataactttaaGTAAGATATATGGTGTCCTGACCATCTTTAAGATTTAAGGGTAACTTTGGGAAAGTTAAATCATTATTCATATTATCtcacaaatggaaattataatttGAGGGGTTCAGAAGTACATACAATTATTGAAAGCAGAACATTAAAGATAGTTCAAGAATTTGGGGATTGTAAAATGCTAACAGTACTTAGGAATTCAGTCAGAAAGAACTTGTGCATGTGAGTGAAGGGAACGCTGGAAGATCTTAAAGATTTTTAGTGAAAAGAGCCAGAAAACCAGGTATGGCAAACAGGAGCTTCGAAGGTTCTTTCCTTCTAAGAAAAATGTGAAGACAGGGCCCATACTTTTCCCCAAGCAAAGAGTTCAAGGAAAACCTGTTGTTagtttcagagagaaaaatcaccAACATTGCTGACTCTCCTTCTTCATTAATAGATATCCTTTACAttgaaaactatatatttttttcaggaaataaaagaaaaccaataatGAGAAACACTTCCCACTTTCATGAATTAAACAATTAGTATAATTAAGACAGCTGTACTCTACAAAATATCTGctggttcaatgcaatccctatcaagatGTAACAGTCTTTTTTGATAGAAATAaaaagctgatcctaaaatttacaAAGCACCTCAAGGAACCCCAAAGAGCCAAACAGTcgtgaaaaataaagaacaaattagGAGGATTCACACTTCTCTACCTCTACTACAAACTACAGTAACTAAAACAGTGGTCTAGgattagaagaaaaagagagatcaaATGAGCTGGTATTGAACTGatatcaaaatacaaaagaataaatcagAACCCTACCTCATGTCACTTcggaaaattaactcaaaatagattaaggaACAAATGAccaagtaaaagtaaaaaaaaccttTAGTATGGGAGTCcccctcgtggcgcagtagttaacaaatcctagtaggaaccatgaggttgcacattctatccctgcgcttgctcagtgtgttaacgatccagctttgccttgagctgtggtgtaggtcgcagacggggctcggatccagcgttgctgtggctctggcataggctggtggctacagctctgataggacACCtaggacacctagcctgggaaaatcctcatgccacgggagtggcccaagaaatagcaaaaagaccaaaaaaaaaaaaaaaaaaagaaaagaaagaaaacaacaacaacaaaaaaaaacctttagtaTAAAATTCTTACTTAAAGTCATAGAGAGAAATCTTCTTGACCTTGGATTAACCAATGGTTCCTTAAATATGGCAATAAAAgcgaaggttaaaaaaaaaaaaaaaagcgaaggtagcaaaaggaaaaaagaagaattggaCTCCAGCAAAATTTAAATCCTTTGTGCATCAACGTACTTTATTAAGAAAGTGAAAGCAAGAGAATGTtgccagtgggaatgtaaaatattgTGAAGTGGTGAGTACATAGTTTTATTCCTCAGAAGTTAGATATAGCAttgccacatgacccagcaaatcCTCTCCTAGATAAATACTCAAAAGATTTGCAAACAGCCGTTCAAGCAAACATGTACAAATTTTCATAGCAGAACCATTCACAGTAAAACACAGGAAACCAAATTTCTAATAACTGATGAATGAGTAATAAACTTGTGGTATATCTATAAAATATGTTGTTGAtccattataaaaaagaatgaattttaactcaattaaaaaaaaaacaaaaattttaacataaaagttGGATCAATAACATACCTGAATTTCTGGGAAGTAATATAGTCTATGAAGGGAAATTTGAACAATTTTATAgatataatgtatacataaaattaaatacataatatatatatcacatatcatatatacatatatatgttagaaaataacatttaatattgTTTATCAAAAGTTTTGACATATAGagaaaaatttaatgagaaaatttaacacaaaataagaagacagaaaagaatgtTGAGAAAATAATcagtggaaaaaaacaataaaaatcaatgaattaaaaaagtaATTCTGTGAAAATATCAGTAAAGGTTTTAAGGCTTTAGCAAGAATAATAAGGGAAGATGGGGgctggaaggagggaagaagagagagaacaaggagGAGACACATTTACTTATATCAAGAATAAAAGCACATACAGCACCGCAGATTCAGATTCTACAGGTATTAACCAAGTGGTAAGAAATATCATGAACACATCTGAGCCAGAAAATTTGACAACTTAAAAAccaactgttggagttcccattgtggctcagttttttaagaaaccaacataatgtccctgaggatgtgggtacaattcctggtcttgctgagtgggttaaggatctggcattgccacaagctatgtcataggtagaagatgtggcttagatccagtgttactgtggctatggaaATAGGCCTGCAGCAGCtgttccattcaacccctagatcaagaatttccatatgccagagatgtGGCAGTAAAAAATTATACAGTTTCAATAAATTCAACTTCTgaatttgacaaaatatttttaaataaaggaatgtGAGGTGGGCAAAAGACTtggatagatatttctccaaagaaggtatacagatttccaacaggctcatgaaaaaatgctcaacatcacaaattattagaaaaaagcaagtaaaaactTCTGTGAGGTACCATCCCACACctgtcagattggccatcattaacaaataaaaaatgctggagagggtttggagaaaatatttcctcctacactgatggtggaaaagtaaattggtacaaccactatggaaaacaatatggaggtacctcagaaaattaagtatagaactgccatatgacccagcaatcacactcttgggcacatatccagacaaaacctttcttgaaaaagatacatgtacccatattttcacttcagcactatttacaatagccaagacagggaaacaacttaaatgtccatcaacagatgaatggattaagaagatgtggtgtatatgtatatatgcaatgaaatactactcagacataaaaagaacaaaataatgccattttcatcaacatgaatggaactagagattctcatactgagcgaagtaagtcagaaagtgaaagacaaataccatatgaaatcataTATCTTGattctaatatatggaacaaattcACTTTTCCATAGAAAATGAACCCATGGATTGGAGAAAAgtcttgtggttgtcaagggttgggggagggagtgggatggactgggagtctgatgtcaataggggtccctgaaaaGGGCAATCAAACataagctgttgttgctctcactcccctgggaactcatgcaccctgctgctgcttctcccaaatgctctggtcaccttgaagatcagCCTAAAGCTTATTACTATATCTCAGGGTCCTGCAACT
The genomic region above belongs to Sus scrofa isolate TJ Tabasco breed Duroc unplaced genomic scaffold, Sscrofa11.1 Contig2026, whole genome shotgun sequence and contains:
- the LOC110258425 gene encoding olfactory receptor 4C13-like, coding for MVTRNNVTEFILLGLTQNPKMQKVTFVVFLIIYIISVVGNVLTMVTITTSPLLKSPMYFFLAHLSFIDACYSCVNTPKVILDLLHEKKTSTFNECMSQIFGEHLFAGADVIVLTVMAYDHYVAICKTLHYTTIMNWQVCCLLVEVSRMGGFLHATVQIVFIYRLPFCGPNVIDHFMCDLNPLLDLACTNTHTLGLFVAVNSGFICMLIFLLLIGSYTVILHSLRTHRLEAKQKALSTCVSHITVIILFFVASIFVYMRPAATLPIDKAVAVFYTMITPMLNPLIYTLRNSEMKNAIRKFCSRKVISSD